The following coding sequences lie in one Flavobacterium cyclinae genomic window:
- a CDS encoding DUF4836 family protein, with amino-acid sequence MKKIFYFLLVFPVFVFSQEKQEQYDYFVQFNTPQFAKKVDIDSLFNHKVFKKVNQTDSDFKLNEFISFIDKSKPVVIHGNFTDSIPYYQMTFSLIDGKKCNTFMQNKVNNYNLKSSDSIKEIIKDHEKFSVYSPKNSDYSMAWNENNFIIYELMETRNNFAFNNFSDESIIVDTAAVAIDDDFYDDMPVEAVEVVEEVPTKVILDKKIIVEEDAPIEEWEDNNIEVVIEEEEEDEFDEEAYKQWIASFEKEQMQQRILQHEKQEAQIAHLFENGFVSPSTSKINTNADISCWINYEAVYGRMSSIYYLMGGSINSNKGSNNLIKGMNMDFYFENNKARMEQKVEYSESLSNVMEKVVSRKPNKNIFNFFPKQEPLAYFSYHTNTEELLKNYPSIMEQFLSNMAIDKQDTEIITDLITTVVDEEATATLFDGDISMFLHAMETYESTFMSRSFDEDFEEIEEEKTITKTRPIFTMIMTSTHPTMGNKLLNLGVRKNMLQKVDDYYLVNPSEELGDLVIFKKGDVMIFTNGMNYLNNGSPSDFTKKVKKNLAKNYFYGNIEIQRFFKSYVMSLDLGSDTAKMNRLANQFKNMEFKASNKIKNNVMNLEMEMNSNFSNENIVLQTLDLIDFFD; translated from the coding sequence ATGAAAAAGATTTTTTATTTCTTATTAGTATTTCCGGTTTTTGTATTTAGTCAAGAAAAACAGGAACAGTATGACTATTTTGTACAATTCAACACACCACAATTTGCTAAAAAAGTAGATATTGATAGTTTGTTTAATCACAAAGTTTTTAAAAAAGTAAATCAAACAGATTCTGATTTTAAATTAAACGAATTCATTTCGTTCATTGATAAGTCTAAACCTGTTGTTATTCACGGTAATTTTACAGATAGTATACCCTATTATCAAATGACATTTTCTTTAATTGATGGAAAAAAATGTAATACTTTCATGCAAAACAAAGTAAATAACTACAATTTAAAATCGTCAGATTCAATTAAGGAAATCATAAAAGATCATGAAAAGTTTTCAGTTTATTCGCCTAAAAATAGTGATTATTCTATGGCCTGGAATGAGAACAATTTTATTATTTATGAATTGATGGAAACTAGAAACAATTTTGCTTTCAATAATTTTTCTGATGAATCAATAATTGTTGATACTGCCGCAGTAGCTATAGATGATGATTTTTATGATGATATGCCTGTAGAGGCGGTAGAAGTGGTTGAAGAAGTTCCAACAAAAGTTATTCTAGATAAAAAAATTATTGTTGAAGAAGATGCTCCAATAGAAGAATGGGAAGATAATAATATAGAAGTAGTTATTGAAGAGGAAGAAGAAGATGAGTTTGATGAAGAAGCCTACAAACAGTGGATTGCTTCTTTTGAAAAAGAACAAATGCAACAACGAATTCTACAACACGAAAAACAGGAAGCACAAATCGCTCATTTGTTTGAAAACGGATTTGTTTCACCATCAACTTCAAAAATAAATACCAATGCTGATATTTCGTGTTGGATTAATTATGAAGCCGTTTATGGCAGAATGAGTTCGATTTATTATTTAATGGGAGGTTCTATTAATTCCAACAAAGGTTCTAATAACTTGATAAAGGGAATGAATATGGATTTCTATTTTGAAAATAATAAAGCGCGAATGGAACAAAAAGTTGAATATTCAGAATCGCTTAGCAATGTAATGGAAAAAGTAGTTTCAAGAAAACCAAATAAAAATATTTTCAACTTTTTCCCAAAGCAAGAACCATTAGCCTATTTTTCGTATCATACGAATACAGAAGAACTTCTAAAAAATTATCCAAGTATTATGGAGCAATTTTTAAGTAATATGGCTATTGATAAACAAGATACGGAGATTATTACAGACTTAATTACTACGGTTGTTGATGAAGAAGCAACAGCAACTCTTTTTGATGGCGATATTTCTATGTTCTTGCATGCAATGGAAACCTATGAAAGTACTTTTATGTCTCGATCTTTTGATGAAGATTTTGAAGAGATTGAAGAAGAAAAAACCATTACAAAAACCCGCCCTATTTTTACTATGATTATGACTTCTACTCATCCTACAATGGGAAATAAATTATTGAATTTAGGCGTTAGAAAAAATATGTTGCAAAAAGTAGATGATTATTATTTGGTTAACCCATCTGAAGAGTTAGGTGATTTAGTAATTTTCAAAAAAGGAGATGTCATGATTTTTACAAATGGCATGAATTATTTAAATAATGGTTCCCCATCTGATTTTACAAAAAAAGTAAAGAAAAATTTAGCTAAGAATTATTTTTATGGAAATATTGAAATCCAACGTTTTTTCAAATCGTATGTAATGAGTTTAGATTTAGGAAGCGATACCGCAAAGATGAATCGATTAGCGAATCAATTTAAAAATATGGAATTTAAAGCATCTAATAAAATAAAGAATAATGTTATGAATTTAGAAATGGAAATGAATTCCAATTTTTCAAATGAAAATATCGTTCTTCAAACCTTAGATTTAATTGATTTTTTTGATTAA